The Litchfieldia alkalitelluris genome has a window encoding:
- the spoVAD gene encoding stage V sporulation protein AD, producing MLQGHQTWTFANKPVIVSTGTVGGPFEANGRIADDFDLLHEDLWLGEDSYEKAHKVLFEEAYFKALEKAGLSKDKVQFILSGDLINQITPSSFAARTMSAPYLGLFGACSTSMEGLALGAHLVNYGSAEYLLTGAASHNSAVEKQFRYPTEYGGQKPPTSQWTVTGAGVALLSNKGDGPRVTSATIGRVVDLGMADPFNMGGAMAPAAVDTITAHFRDMQIDPSYYDLIVTGDLGHIGHEIALDLLNKGGLKMDETKYQDCGLIIYREDQPVFSGASGAGCSATVTYGHLLNRMKKGEFKRILVVATGALLSPISFQQKETIPCIAHAVSIEYDA from the coding sequence ATGTTGCAAGGACATCAAACATGGACCTTCGCTAATAAACCTGTGATCGTTTCTACAGGGACAGTTGGTGGTCCTTTTGAGGCAAATGGAAGAATCGCAGATGATTTCGATCTTTTACATGAAGATTTATGGCTCGGTGAAGATTCCTATGAAAAAGCACATAAGGTATTATTTGAGGAAGCTTACTTTAAAGCACTAGAAAAGGCTGGATTATCAAAAGATAAGGTTCAGTTTATTTTATCAGGAGATTTGATCAATCAAATTACCCCCTCTAGCTTTGCTGCGAGAACAATGAGTGCCCCCTATTTAGGACTGTTCGGAGCTTGCTCCACTTCCATGGAAGGGTTAGCCTTAGGTGCTCACTTAGTGAATTATGGAAGTGCAGAGTACTTATTAACTGGGGCAGCAAGTCACAATTCTGCAGTAGAAAAGCAGTTTCGTTATCCAACGGAGTACGGTGGTCAAAAGCCTCCTACCTCACAGTGGACAGTTACTGGAGCAGGTGTGGCTCTTTTAAGTAATAAAGGTGACGGACCGCGTGTGACCTCTGCAACCATTGGTCGAGTGGTTGATTTAGGAATGGCTGACCCATTCAATATGGGAGGTGCAATGGCTCCTGCAGCGGTTGACACAATAACAGCACACTTCCGTGATATGCAAATTGATCCATCGTATTATGATCTTATTGTAACAGGTGACTTAGGTCATATCGGTCATGAAATTGCTTTAGATTTATTGAATAAAGGCGGACTTAAAATGGATGAAACAAAATATCAGGATTGTGGCTTAATCATTTACCGTGAAGATCAACCTGTCTTTTCTGGGGCAAGTGGGGCTGGGTGCTCAGCAACAGTTACGTATGGACATCTTTTAAACCGTATGAAAAAAGGTGAATTCAAACGCATTTTAGTTGTTGCAACTGGTGCACTTTTATCACCAATTTCTTTTCAGCAAAAAGAAACAATACCTTGTATTGCCCATGCTGTTTCTATTGAATATGACGCTTAA
- a CDS encoding ABC transporter ATP-binding protein — protein sequence MIVQIEKLRYQYKKSSEPTIKDFSLKIEQGEIVAILGESGSGKSTVLRLIAGLETPKSGIISINGKTMVDHQTFTPPEKRGIGMVFQDYALFPHMTVEKNIKFGLRHMTRKKKKERLEEMLELVNLSDYQKRYPYELSGGQQQRIALARALAPAPSLLLFDEPFSNLDASLQVKIRDELKSILKQTKITSIFVTHDQEDATALADRIVYIEKGIVKSNHLRE from the coding sequence TTGATTGTACAAATTGAAAAACTTAGGTACCAATATAAAAAATCTAGTGAACCAACAATCAAGGATTTCTCCTTAAAGATTGAACAGGGTGAAATTGTTGCCATTCTTGGGGAGAGTGGAAGTGGTAAAAGTACGGTTCTTAGATTAATAGCGGGACTAGAGACGCCAAAGTCAGGGATTATTTCAATTAATGGAAAAACCATGGTTGACCATCAAACATTTACGCCTCCAGAAAAAAGAGGGATAGGTATGGTTTTTCAGGACTATGCTCTCTTCCCACATATGACAGTTGAAAAGAATATTAAATTTGGCCTCCGACACATGACAAGAAAGAAAAAGAAGGAGCGTCTTGAAGAAATGCTAGAACTCGTAAATCTTTCAGACTATCAAAAGCGTTATCCTTACGAACTAAGTGGAGGGCAGCAACAGCGTATAGCACTTGCAAGAGCATTAGCACCAGCTCCATCTCTACTTCTCTTTGATGAGCCATTTAGTAATTTAGATGCAAGCCTTCAAGTGAAAATAAGAGATGAATTAAAATCGATTCTTAAACAAACAAAAATCACCTCCATTTTTGTCACACATGACCAAGAAGACGCAACTGCTTTGGCGGACCGAATCGTGTATATAGAAAAAGGTATAGTGAAAAGCAATCATTTGAGGGAATAG
- a CDS encoding Fe(3+) ABC transporter substrate-binding protein: MNRFKQVLFVLLLSFLVLGLMGCKQAAEEKTDAEETTETEQKTEETTEQVANEQEAGVLNLYTTRHYDTDEELYKKFTEETGIKVNVISGKDELVQRLKDEGEATEADVFITADAGNLARLKADGLTQGIESEVLTSNIPEKLRDDENHWFGLTKRARVIVYSKDRVDPSELSTYEALTEDTWKERVLIRSSENIYNQSLLASFIELNGEEEAKNWAAGIVANMARTPEGGDTDQVKAVVAGEGDVAISNTYYVGRLLNSTDPEEVKVAEQVGVFFPNQDTTGTHINISGATVVKHAKNVDNAVKFIEFLSNVEAQELFAEGNNEYPVNPNAAITETLTSWGAFKEQDINLTILGDNNTRAIQIFNEVGWK, encoded by the coding sequence ATGAACCGTTTTAAACAAGTATTATTTGTATTACTTCTATCTTTTCTTGTTCTTGGTTTAATGGGTTGTAAACAAGCAGCAGAAGAAAAGACGGATGCAGAAGAAACAACAGAGACAGAACAAAAAACAGAAGAAACAACAGAACAAGTGGCAAATGAACAGGAAGCTGGTGTCCTGAATTTATACACAACAAGACACTATGATACTGATGAAGAACTTTATAAAAAGTTTACTGAAGAAACAGGAATAAAAGTAAATGTAATCTCAGGGAAAGATGAGTTAGTTCAACGCTTAAAAGATGAAGGAGAAGCAACTGAAGCCGATGTATTTATTACAGCAGATGCAGGTAATTTAGCTCGTTTAAAGGCTGACGGCTTAACACAGGGAATTGAAAGTGAAGTATTAACATCAAATATCCCAGAAAAACTTCGTGATGATGAAAACCATTGGTTTGGATTAACGAAAAGAGCGCGTGTAATTGTTTATTCAAAAGACCGTGTAGATCCATCAGAACTTTCAACATATGAAGCATTAACTGAGGACACTTGGAAAGAACGTGTACTTATTCGTTCGTCTGAAAATATCTATAACCAATCTTTATTAGCTTCATTTATTGAGTTAAACGGTGAGGAAGAAGCGAAGAATTGGGCGGCAGGAATTGTAGCTAATATGGCCAGAACGCCAGAAGGTGGAGATACCGATCAAGTAAAAGCGGTAGTTGCTGGTGAAGGTGATGTGGCTATTTCAAACACGTATTATGTAGGAAGATTATTAAATTCTACTGACCCAGAAGAAGTGAAAGTAGCAGAACAAGTAGGAGTATTTTTCCCGAACCAAGATACAACAGGAACACATATTAATATCAGTGGAGCTACTGTTGTAAAACATGCGAAAAACGTAGACAATGCAGTTAAGTTTATCGAATTCCTTTCAAATGTAGAAGCACAAGAGCTTTTTGCTGAAGGTAATAATGAATACCCAGTGAATCCAAACGCAGCAATTACAGAAACATTAACATCTTGGGGAGCATTCAAAGAGCAAGATATTAATTTAACGATTCTTGGTGATAACAACACAAGAGCAATTCAGATTTTCAATGAAGTAGGTTGGAAGTAA
- a CDS encoding ABC transporter permease, which translates to MRIIQLVKTQLNMWAVLSFIFILIILLPNILIAVNFFGEPNENWFHIKEFLLLDIFYNTTILLVFTGVTTTIIGTSLAWMITVYSFPLRNFFKWGLILPLAIPPFIGAYTYQGMVNYTGFIQTTLRNTFDIQVNQKYFSMMSMEGTIFIFTMFLFPYVYVISKSFLENQSSSIIENARLLGANSLETFFRVVLPISRTAIVGSVVIVMLEVINDYGVVKYFGIQTFITSIFQTWFAMGDKESAFKLAGTLMVVVIAILMLEKIIRGRKQYSYSTSKVSPIRQKKLKGVKAWGVFSYCLVIFSLGFIIPFVQLFFWMIMTYERILSKEFFTLIKNSFFAASTAALLIVIIGLIIANYSRIHKGVLPRILSRITILGYSVPGAVIAIGVITIFLMLDRSLSTLFTMLSFDITFVLRTSIVMLISAYIIRFLAVGYNSIEAGFEKVGSTFTEASRTLGSSTLGTFFKVDIPMIRGAIIGGFILVFVDILKELPLTMLLQPFNFQTLATRAFRYANDEMISEAASASLLIILISGICIYFFHKVLDRGERN; encoded by the coding sequence ATGAGGATTATTCAACTAGTAAAAACACAACTGAATATGTGGGCCGTACTTAGCTTTATTTTTATACTAATCATTTTATTACCCAATATATTAATAGCGGTAAATTTTTTTGGAGAGCCAAATGAGAACTGGTTCCATATTAAGGAGTTCTTATTACTAGATATCTTTTATAATACAACTATTCTACTAGTTTTTACTGGAGTAACAACAACCATCATTGGTACTAGTTTAGCTTGGATGATTACGGTGTACTCGTTTCCACTTCGTAACTTTTTTAAATGGGGTTTAATTTTACCTTTAGCGATTCCGCCTTTTATTGGAGCATACACTTATCAGGGGATGGTTAATTACACCGGGTTTATTCAAACAACACTTCGCAATACTTTTGATATTCAAGTAAATCAAAAGTATTTCAGTATGATGTCAATGGAAGGGACAATCTTTATCTTTACGATGTTTCTCTTTCCATATGTCTATGTAATTTCGAAAAGTTTTCTCGAAAATCAATCTTCCTCTATTATTGAAAATGCTAGGCTACTAGGTGCGAATTCTCTTGAAACATTTTTCAGGGTTGTCCTGCCTATATCGAGAACAGCTATTGTCGGTAGCGTTGTAATTGTTATGCTAGAAGTCATCAATGATTATGGAGTAGTAAAATATTTCGGCATCCAAACATTTATTACCTCCATCTTTCAAACCTGGTTTGCCATGGGCGATAAAGAATCTGCCTTTAAACTAGCAGGCACATTGATGGTAGTTGTAATTGCTATTCTAATGCTTGAAAAGATTATTCGCGGACGAAAACAGTATAGTTATTCAACATCAAAAGTTAGCCCAATTCGACAGAAGAAGTTGAAGGGGGTAAAAGCTTGGGGGGTGTTTAGTTACTGTTTGGTTATTTTTAGTCTTGGGTTCATTATACCCTTTGTCCAATTGTTCTTTTGGATGATTATGACGTACGAGCGAATCTTATCTAAAGAATTCTTTACTTTAATCAAAAATTCATTTTTTGCTGCTTCAACAGCTGCTTTGCTTATTGTCATCATCGGATTAATTATTGCAAATTATTCACGAATACATAAAGGAGTATTACCTAGAATTTTATCTAGAATAACGATATTAGGATATTCTGTACCTGGAGCAGTGATTGCCATTGGTGTTATTACCATATTCTTAATGTTAGATCGTAGCTTATCTACTTTGTTTACCATGCTTTCATTTGATATCACCTTCGTACTAAGGACTAGTATCGTCATGCTCATTTCTGCATACATTATCCGATTCCTAGCCGTGGGGTATAATTCTATTGAAGCTGGCTTTGAAAAAGTAGGCAGCACTTTCACTGAAGCATCAAGAACTCTGGGTTCTTCGACATTAGGAACATTTTTCAAAGTTGATATTCCAATGATAAGAGGAGCTATTATAGGTGGGTTTATTTTAGTGTTTGTTGATATTTTAAAAGAGCTACCATTAACGATGTTGCTACAACCATTTAACTTTCAAACACTAGCAACAAGAGCATTTCGGTATGCAAATGATGAAATGATCAGTGAGGCAGCTTCTGCATCATTGTTAATCATCCTAATTAGCGGGATATGTATCTATTTCTTTCATAAGGTTCTTGATAGAGGGGAGCGAAATTAA
- a CDS encoding nuclease-related domain-containing protein, translated as MILKERTYPLVLLQLKALIKRLHPQHERRSLVIEDFKKREAGYKGEVSLDYHLSFIDSQLYSILHDLRLPDERGRFFQVDTLIVSKKMMIAVEIKNIMGTLYFDSVFNQLIRTKEGIESGFGDPISQVQKHSLQLKGFLKRHNQPELPVCPLVVVTSPQSVIKTSSDHRKISNIVTHSINLPAKVSQLDEIYSKEVMNEKEIKKMARILIRQHVELRYSVLEKYRIKAHELIKGVICQNCEYHPLKRIRGNWYCNKCKWKNPDAHLEAIEDYSLLISPVITNRQLRDFLLIDSSTIAKKLLQSQNLSHNGKNKGRIYYLPPH; from the coding sequence ATGATATTAAAGGAGCGAACGTACCCATTGGTTTTACTCCAGCTTAAAGCATTAATTAAAAGACTTCATCCACAGCATGAAAGACGTTCATTAGTCATTGAAGACTTCAAAAAAAGAGAAGCAGGTTATAAAGGTGAAGTGTCTCTTGACTATCATTTAAGTTTTATAGACAGTCAGTTGTACTCAATCCTTCATGATTTACGATTACCCGATGAGCGAGGTCGTTTTTTTCAAGTCGATACACTAATCGTATCAAAGAAGATGATGATTGCAGTTGAAATAAAAAATATAATGGGAACACTATACTTTGATTCAGTATTCAACCAGCTAATTAGAACAAAAGAAGGAATAGAGAGCGGGTTTGGAGACCCTATATCTCAAGTCCAAAAACATTCCTTACAATTAAAAGGATTCTTAAAAAGACATAACCAGCCGGAACTACCTGTATGCCCATTAGTGGTTGTCACTAGTCCTCAGTCAGTTATTAAAACATCGTCAGATCATCGGAAAATCTCCAACATTGTTACACATAGCATAAATCTCCCGGCTAAGGTTAGCCAACTAGATGAAATTTACTCAAAAGAAGTAATGAATGAAAAAGAAATCAAAAAAATGGCTCGTATTTTAATAAGACAGCATGTTGAATTAAGATATTCAGTTTTAGAAAAATACCGTATAAAAGCTCATGAATTAATTAAAGGTGTAATCTGTCAAAACTGCGAGTATCATCCACTGAAAAGAATCAGAGGGAATTGGTATTGCAATAAATGCAAGTGGAAAAACCCAGACGCACATCTTGAAGCGATTGAAGATTATTCCCTACTAATCTCCCCAGTTATAACAAACAGGCAACTTAGAGACTTTTTATTAATTGATTCTTCTACTATTGCGAAAAAGTTACTCCAGTCACAAAACCTCTCCCACAACGGAAAAAACAAAGGCCGAATCTACTACCTCCCACCACATTAA
- a CDS encoding DUF1657 domain-containing protein, with amino-acid sequence MTVASQVKQNLASLKGIHASLQGLALKSVDEEAQRAFHETETMIVTEIIKDIKTRVGQLEMEEPQYKGF; translated from the coding sequence ATGACTGTCGCATCACAGGTAAAACAAAATCTTGCTAGCTTAAAAGGTATACATGCCTCTCTTCAAGGCTTGGCCCTAAAATCTGTTGATGAAGAAGCACAAAGAGCTTTTCATGAAACTGAAACAATGATTGTCACTGAAATTATAAAAGATATCAAAACACGTGTTGGACAACTTGAAATGGAAGAACCACAATATAAAGGTTTTTAA
- the spoVAC gene encoding stage V sporulation protein AC, which translates to MSNQKRKNITPTKQEYYQFEKDRETKRPVLMNCLKAFLVGGIICSVGQVVQLFYIYNFNFTQQTAGNPTVATMIFFAMLLTGFGVYDHLAQFAGAGSAVPVTGFGNAVISACIEHRTEGFVLGVGGNMFKLAGSVVLFGTFSAFVVALIKTILIQWGVI; encoded by the coding sequence ATGTCAAATCAGAAAAGAAAAAATATAACTCCAACAAAACAGGAGTATTACCAGTTTGAAAAAGACCGTGAAACAAAACGTCCTGTGTTAATGAATTGTCTTAAAGCTTTCTTGGTTGGCGGGATTATTTGTAGTGTTGGGCAAGTTGTTCAGCTCTTTTATATTTATAATTTTAATTTCACACAACAAACAGCAGGCAACCCTACCGTTGCAACGATGATTTTCTTTGCGATGCTTTTAACCGGCTTTGGTGTTTATGACCACCTCGCTCAATTTGCAGGTGCTGGAAGTGCTGTTCCTGTTACAGGCTTCGGAAATGCGGTGATATCAGCATGTATTGAGCATCGAACTGAAGGATTTGTGCTGGGTGTAGGTGGAAATATGTTTAAATTGGCTGGATCAGTTGTATTGTTTGGTACCTTCTCTGCTTTTGTCGTTGCCCTTATTAAAACAATCTTAATTCAATGGGGTGTGATTTAA
- a CDS encoding trans-sulfuration enzyme family protein: protein MYKETLVLHADHDWVKKDGTVAPAIYYSSTFPAQDSAEFAEMASKPLHSQYYTRYGNPVHERVKAIMAELEGTETALVTGSGMGAIATTLLALVSAGDHVIAQTRHYMSTTKIMDEMLPRFGVEVSIVEQTDLTAFEAAIRPNTKLIMLETPANPTLVLTDIAAVTELAKKHGILVVADNTFASPLNQRPHDLGVDVVVHSATKYLGGHSDITAGVICTSHNLAEMIWDTHTSIGSVLSPMDAWLLLRGLRTLPVRMERINSNALVLAEFLENQEEIENVYYPGLVSHPQHELALKQMKGGYGSVIAFAVKGDYAATQRFVSALNLSLNAVSLGGVESLVVHTAAMWEGALNEEQMKTAGIPPNFVRYSVGLEHIEDLKADVLQALKVL, encoded by the coding sequence ATGTATAAAGAAACACTCGTTTTACACGCAGATCATGATTGGGTAAAAAAAGATGGTACAGTTGCACCAGCTATATATTATTCCTCGACTTTTCCTGCACAAGACTCGGCTGAATTTGCTGAGATGGCAAGCAAACCTCTTCACTCACAATATTACACTCGCTATGGAAATCCCGTACATGAACGAGTAAAAGCAATTATGGCCGAACTTGAAGGCACAGAAACAGCGCTTGTCACAGGTTCTGGTATGGGGGCAATTGCAACTACTTTATTAGCGCTAGTGTCTGCTGGTGATCATGTCATTGCTCAAACAAGGCACTATATGTCCACAACGAAGATTATGGATGAAATGTTACCACGCTTTGGTGTAGAAGTTTCAATTGTGGAACAAACGGATCTTACTGCATTTGAAGCTGCTATTAGACCGAATACAAAGCTAATTATGCTTGAAACACCTGCAAATCCAACGTTGGTTTTAACAGACATAGCAGCTGTTACGGAGTTGGCAAAGAAACATGGAATACTGGTTGTGGCGGACAATACCTTTGCATCACCGCTTAATCAACGCCCACATGACTTGGGTGTCGATGTGGTAGTACATAGTGCTACAAAATATCTTGGAGGTCATAGTGACATCACAGCTGGTGTCATTTGTACAAGTCATAATTTAGCGGAGATGATTTGGGATACACACACGTCCATTGGTTCTGTCCTGTCCCCCATGGATGCATGGCTACTATTACGTGGTTTACGCACGTTGCCAGTAAGGATGGAACGAATCAATTCGAATGCTTTAGTACTGGCGGAATTTTTAGAGAATCAAGAAGAAATTGAAAACGTATATTATCCAGGACTTGTTAGTCATCCACAACATGAACTCGCTTTGAAGCAAATGAAAGGTGGCTATGGTTCGGTTATCGCTTTTGCGGTAAAAGGGGACTACGCTGCGACCCAGAGATTTGTATCAGCACTGAACCTTTCGTTAAATGCAGTGAGCCTCGGAGGAGTCGAGTCTCTAGTCGTTCATACAGCTGCCATGTGGGAAGGGGCACTGAATGAGGAGCAGATGAAAACAGCTGGGATTCCACCGAATTTCGTGAGATATTCTGTTGGACTTGAACATATTGAGGATTTGAAGGCAGATGTGTTGCAGGCTTTGAAGGTGCTATAA
- a CDS encoding homocysteine synthase, producing MTERTYGFDTIALHGGQQPDSATNSRAVPIYQTSSFVFNDSDHAADLFALKEPGNIYTRIMNPTQDIFEQRISQLEGGIGALATSSGQAAITYSILNIAETGDEIIASSSLYGGTYALFAHTLPKMGITVHFFDVDDLEDCKAKITDKTKAVFIETIGNPSINVADIESLSRIAHDNNIPLIVDNTFASPYLCRPIEHGADIVVHSATKFIGGHGTSIGGVIVDSGKFDWSSGKFPGFTTPDPSYHGLVYTEALGAAAYIAKARVTLLRDTGACLSPFNSFLFLQGLETLHLRMERHVENAKAVAEYLKGHELVSWVNYPGLEENDYHALAKKYLPTGAGSIFTFGIKGGVEEGKKFINSLQLFSHLANVGDAKSLVIHPASTTHQQLDEESQVKAGVTPDMIRLSIGLESIDDILWDLDQALKSSQE from the coding sequence ATGACTGAGAGAACATATGGTTTTGATACGATTGCTTTACACGGAGGTCAGCAGCCAGATTCAGCAACAAATTCCAGAGCTGTTCCTATTTATCAAACATCTTCATTTGTATTCAATGATTCTGATCATGCAGCAGATTTATTTGCTTTAAAAGAACCTGGAAACATCTATACTCGGATTATGAACCCTACCCAAGATATCTTTGAACAAAGAATATCTCAATTAGAAGGCGGAATAGGTGCTCTTGCTACATCTTCTGGTCAGGCAGCTATTACTTATTCAATCCTAAATATTGCTGAAACTGGCGATGAAATTATTGCTTCAAGCAGCTTATATGGTGGTACATATGCACTATTTGCACATACTTTACCGAAGATGGGGATAACCGTTCACTTTTTTGATGTTGATGATTTGGAAGATTGTAAAGCAAAAATAACTGACAAAACAAAAGCTGTTTTTATTGAGACAATCGGTAACCCTAGTATCAATGTTGCAGATATTGAGAGCTTGAGTAGGATTGCTCATGATAATAATATCCCTTTAATTGTTGATAATACCTTTGCATCTCCATATTTATGCCGTCCGATTGAGCATGGTGCAGATATTGTCGTTCATTCTGCAACGAAATTTATTGGCGGCCATGGAACTTCAATTGGTGGAGTCATTGTTGATTCCGGTAAATTTGATTGGAGTAGTGGTAAATTTCCTGGCTTCACCACCCCTGATCCAAGCTATCATGGCTTAGTCTATACAGAAGCACTTGGTGCTGCTGCATATATCGCTAAAGCACGTGTCACATTGCTTCGAGATACTGGTGCCTGCTTGTCACCATTCAACTCATTTTTATTCTTGCAAGGCTTGGAAACGCTTCACCTTCGAATGGAACGTCACGTCGAAAATGCCAAAGCGGTTGCGGAGTACTTGAAGGGTCACGAACTTGTTTCTTGGGTCAATTATCCAGGTCTTGAGGAAAATGACTATCATGCTTTAGCTAAAAAATACCTTCCTACAGGTGCTGGCTCTATTTTCACATTCGGTATTAAAGGCGGAGTGGAAGAAGGAAAAAAATTCATTAACAGTCTTCAATTATTCTCCCATTTAGCAAATGTCGGTGATGCAAAATCACTTGTTATTCATCCTGCTAGTACAACACATCAACAGTTGGATGAAGAAAGCCAAGTCAAAGCAGGTGTTACACCAGACATGATTCGTCTGTCGATTGGGTTAGAGAGTATTGATGATATCTTGTGGGATTTAGATCAAGCATTGAAGAGTAGTCAGGAGTAG
- a CDS encoding anti-sigma-I factor RsgI family protein, protein MMKVKKYKGIVLKVTDKHIVLMCEDGVFRNVPLKKSVPKIGEKFECKQKEWIGFSNTRYLSIASLLFIVLVSSFFFININKKDAYILAIDINPSIELYADKDLKVSKVVALNSDGQKVIEGLSIENKSTNELITEILEQTVKQNYLTRANKGVVAITTVSLGNLKDTEVPDVQQIVGKALNSTGISADIITHSTDEKTLKLARNHHMSVTKYLLYTDLESKGIKVKMEDIKEQSIQQIQQLEKASIEDKDSVKDSSIDNPENNQSTTKLEERPPTIVVKDKENRKNDSRPNEGNSSAKKSTSQIGDKEGQKRARSEAKDTSSPQNTDKEEESNNAAKGKNREVRNQEETSKDSDDDKNHEKDEEKDEEKDDSEERNEEDHSNKESEEAPKGKKENSGKP, encoded by the coding sequence ATGATGAAAGTAAAGAAATATAAAGGAATTGTATTAAAAGTGACAGACAAACATATCGTCTTGATGTGTGAAGATGGCGTATTTAGGAATGTACCTCTAAAGAAATCAGTTCCAAAAATTGGAGAAAAGTTCGAATGCAAGCAAAAAGAATGGATTGGTTTTTCTAATACACGTTATTTATCAATAGCTTCATTACTTTTTATTGTGTTGGTAAGCTCTTTTTTCTTTATTAACATTAATAAAAAAGATGCTTATATTTTAGCGATTGATATCAATCCAAGTATAGAGTTATATGCTGATAAAGATTTAAAAGTATCAAAAGTAGTTGCTCTTAATTCAGATGGTCAAAAGGTTATTGAGGGATTAAGTATTGAGAACAAGAGTACAAACGAGCTCATAACGGAGATTCTCGAACAGACAGTGAAACAAAATTATCTTACACGTGCTAACAAGGGAGTCGTTGCGATCACTACGGTTTCTTTGGGAAACCTAAAAGATACAGAGGTGCCAGACGTTCAACAGATTGTTGGCAAAGCTCTAAATTCTACAGGGATTTCTGCAGATATCATTACACATAGCACGGATGAAAAGACGCTTAAATTAGCAAGAAATCATCATATGTCAGTTACAAAGTATCTTTTGTATACTGACCTTGAGTCAAAAGGTATTAAGGTTAAAATGGAAGATATAAAGGAACAATCTATTCAACAAATTCAACAGTTGGAAAAGGCATCTATAGAAGATAAAGATTCTGTAAAAGATAGCTCAATAGATAATCCTGAAAATAATCAGTCTACTACGAAATTAGAAGAAAGACCTCCAACTATTGTAGTGAAAGATAAGGAAAATCGGAAAAACGATTCAAGACCGAATGAAGGAAATTCATCTGCTAAGAAAAGTACTTCTCAAATAGGGGATAAAGAAGGTCAAAAACGGGCCCGAAGTGAAGCCAAGGATACCAGTAGCCCACAAAACACAGATAAAGAAGAAGAGTCTAATAATGCAGCAAAAGGTAAAAATAGAGAAGTTAGAAATCAGGAAGAAACAAGTAAAGATAGTGATGATGATAAAAATCATGAAAAAGATGAAGAAAAAGATGAAGAAAAAGATGATTCAGAAGAAAGAAATGAAGAAGATCACTCAAACAAGGAATCTGAAGAGGCCCCTAAAGGGAAGAAAGAAAATTCAGGCAAGCCGTAA